One window of Candidatus Effluviviaceae Genus I sp. genomic DNA carries:
- a CDS encoding tetratricopeptide repeat protein encodes MWTRAKRPAAGARATRPPADEPEALLGLTAEYMDEGRYADAVVVLQQLLARRPNAVDAMLACGVCYRKLGLLDPAAHEFERAARTNPASAAARYNLGRVYDLMGRHEDALREHRRAIEIAPDDPEPYYRIGVTHARRDEYEESEAWYRKAIEIDPACAKAHTNLGYVLDRMGRTDEAIVEFKRAIEIDPENAVRHLNLGAMYGERGMLRDAVAEFRKAVEIDGASGEARFNLGAALLRLGDVDDALPELELAVKYAADSAEAHFQLGVALSRKALFGRAVAEFQRAIVLAGERPGVSRHLGAALAALGRLEDAERCLRTALKGDPGDHAATYQLAVVVDRLGRSLEASDLYRRADRLKATA; translated from the coding sequence ATGTGGACGAGAGCGAAACGGCCGGCCGCGGGCGCCCGCGCGACGAGACCGCCGGCGGACGAGCCCGAGGCGCTCCTGGGCCTGACGGCTGAGTACATGGACGAGGGCCGTTACGCGGACGCCGTCGTCGTCCTCCAGCAGCTCCTCGCGCGTCGGCCGAACGCCGTCGACGCCATGCTGGCGTGCGGGGTGTGCTACCGGAAGCTCGGTTTGCTCGACCCGGCGGCCCACGAGTTCGAGCGGGCCGCGAGGACCAACCCGGCGAGCGCCGCGGCGCGGTACAACCTGGGCCGCGTGTACGATCTCATGGGGCGGCACGAGGACGCCCTGAGGGAGCATCGCCGGGCGATCGAGATCGCGCCCGACGATCCGGAACCCTACTACAGGATCGGCGTGACGCACGCCCGGCGCGACGAGTACGAGGAAAGCGAGGCGTGGTATCGGAAGGCGATCGAGATCGATCCCGCCTGCGCGAAGGCGCACACCAACCTCGGATACGTTCTCGACCGCATGGGCCGGACCGACGAGGCCATCGTCGAGTTCAAGCGGGCCATCGAGATCGACCCCGAGAACGCCGTGCGGCACCTGAATCTCGGCGCCATGTACGGCGAGCGCGGCATGCTTCGCGATGCCGTCGCCGAGTTCCGGAAGGCCGTGGAGATCGACGGCGCGAGCGGGGAGGCCCGCTTCAACCTCGGCGCCGCGCTCCTGCGGCTCGGGGACGTGGACGACGCGCTTCCCGAACTCGAGCTCGCCGTCAAGTACGCCGCGGACAGCGCGGAGGCGCACTTCCAGCTCGGCGTGGCGCTGTCGAGGAAGGCGCTCTTCGGGCGCGCGGTCGCCGAGTTCCAGCGCGCGATCGTGCTCGCCGGCGAGCGCCCCGGCGTCTCCCGTCACCTCGGCGCGGCGCTCGCGGCGCTCGGCAGGCTGGAGGACGCCGAGCGATGCCTGCGGACGGCGCTCAAGGGCGACCCCGGCGACCACGCGGCGACGTACCAGCTCGCGGTGGTCGTCGACAGGCTGGGCCGCAGCCTCGAGGCTTCGGACCTCTACCGCAGGGCGGACCGGCTCAAGGCGACCGCGTGA
- a CDS encoding PAS domain-containing protein, protein MLFTAIRVQEVLPCLGVGLAAGAVAGWLVARAAAGRSAKLQGEIRRSKRQLQAIFDGITDGLIIVDREFRIVAVNKAEASFLGREPQDLVGRPCYEVYCRGDEPCELCPAHETFAKGNVALVSKPELAGGYHRKGVDVYTFPVVDEHGTTVQAIQYIKDITDRMKLQKQLREVEQLTGIGHMAANVAHEIRNPLIAVGGFARRLHEQLTEDDPRREFTEVILEEVTRLEQILREQLTLEKHLVPVMGPVDINQILKDVRKLLSHGILSSHISVVGDLAEGLPITMGDANQLKQAFLNVTSNAIQSMPQGGRLTIATLQRGEWIVVRISDTGPGIAPEHLDKLFVPFFTTRAAGSGLGLAVTKRIVDNHGGEITVESREGEGSAFEISLPIMHSTQEFEHRKLYGRTGADGGRTDGAEGTGGPG, encoded by the coding sequence ATGCTCTTCACGGCCATTCGCGTTCAGGAGGTGCTGCCCTGCCTCGGCGTCGGCCTTGCCGCCGGCGCGGTGGCGGGGTGGCTCGTGGCCCGCGCGGCGGCGGGGCGCTCCGCGAAGCTGCAGGGCGAGATCCGGCGGAGCAAACGCCAGCTGCAGGCCATCTTCGACGGCATCACCGACGGCCTCATCATCGTGGACCGCGAGTTCCGCATCGTGGCCGTGAACAAGGCCGAGGCGTCCTTCCTGGGCAGGGAACCGCAGGACCTCGTCGGCCGGCCGTGCTACGAGGTCTACTGCCGCGGGGATGAGCCGTGCGAGCTCTGCCCCGCCCACGAGACCTTCGCGAAGGGGAACGTCGCCCTCGTGTCGAAGCCGGAGCTGGCCGGCGGCTATCACAGGAAGGGAGTCGACGTCTACACGTTCCCCGTCGTGGACGAACACGGCACGACGGTTCAGGCGATCCAGTACATCAAGGACATCACGGACCGCATGAAGCTCCAGAAGCAGCTCCGAGAGGTGGAGCAGCTGACGGGCATCGGGCACATGGCCGCCAACGTGGCGCACGAGATCCGCAACCCGCTCATCGCGGTCGGAGGCTTCGCGCGGCGGCTGCACGAGCAGCTCACCGAGGACGACCCGCGCAGGGAGTTCACGGAGGTCATTCTCGAGGAGGTCACGCGGCTCGAGCAGATCCTCCGGGAGCAGCTCACGCTCGAGAAGCACCTCGTGCCTGTCATGGGCCCCGTGGACATCAACCAGATCCTCAAGGACGTCCGGAAGCTCCTGTCGCACGGCATCCTCTCGTCGCACATCAGCGTCGTGGGCGACCTCGCGGAGGGCCTGCCCATCACGATGGGCGACGCCAACCAGCTCAAGCAGGCCTTCCTCAACGTGACATCGAACGCGATCCAGTCGATGCCTCAGGGCGGCAGGCTCACGATCGCGACGCTCCAGAGAGGCGAGTGGATCGTCGTCCGGATCAGCGACACGGGGCCGGGGATCGCGCCGGAGCACCTCGACAAGCTGTTCGTGCCGTTCTTCACGACGCGCGCGGCCGGGTCGGGGCTCGGCCTCGCCGTGACGAAGCGGATCGTCGACAACCACGGAGGGGAGATCACCGTCGAGAGCCGCGAGGGAGAGGGCTCGGCGTTCGAGATCTCGCTGCCGATCATGCACAGCACGCAGGAGTTCGAGCACCGGAAGCTCTACGGCCGGACCGGAGCCGACGGAGGCCGAACGGACGGCGCTGAGGGAACCGGAGGACCAGGATGA
- a CDS encoding response regulator, with protein MTKLLVVDDEKNIRRLYESELKQEGYEVDTAESAEDALKLIAKSPPDLVILDIRLDGMDGIDCLRTIMEKRRDLPVILNSAYSTYKQDFASWMADAYVVKSADLTELKQKVREVLAKRGRA; from the coding sequence ATGACAAAGCTCCTTGTTGTGGACGACGAGAAGAACATCCGGCGGCTCTACGAGAGCGAGCTCAAGCAGGAGGGCTACGAGGTGGATACCGCGGAGAGCGCCGAGGATGCCCTGAAGCTTATCGCGAAGTCGCCGCCCGATCTCGTGATCCTCGACATACGGCTCGACGGCATGGACGGCATCGACTGCCTGCGGACGATCATGGAGAAGCGGCGCGACCTGCCCGTGATCCTCAACTCGGCCTACTCGACGTACAAGCAGGACTTCGCGTCGTGGATGGCCGACGCGTACGTCGTGAAGTCGGCCGATCTCACGGAGCTCAAGCAGAAGGTCCGCGAGGTGCTTGCGAAGCGGGGGCGCGCCTAG